A single window of Acidimicrobiales bacterium DNA harbors:
- a CDS encoding type II secretion system protein E — MSLYKRLQEAKAEPKATRLTERATSSQLELRNKIHEQLIEELGSKIFDRNVSAEELRKEINDKIVSLLAKERTPLSQTDRQRLIEGLISDIVGYGPLDPLLEDDSVTDIMVNGPYSVYCERGGNLEKTEVRFHDETHLKKVIDKIVGQVGRRIDEANPMCDARLPDGSRVHAVIHPVALGGPYLTIRKFARERLTIEHLIEFGTVTPEAAKLLQAMVLGRLNVIIAGGSSTGKTTLLNVMSGFIPPEERIVTIEDAKELQLQQEHVLSMETRPPNVEGTGEITIRDLVRNSLRMRPDRIIVGECRGGEALDMLQAMNTGHDGSLTTVHANTPSDALKRLETLVLMAGYDLPVRAIREQMASAIDCIVQMNRLRDGSRRITSICEVQGMEGDEITLLELFRFDFSKGTDGHGRYLGRLEPLGVIPQFMEVFENFGVDCPPEIFLKSEEKALSAPPKELPGAAGESAPHRTSVPLFADDASALQTGGGAGEDATERPLFADDAR, encoded by the coding sequence TTGTCGCTCTACAAGCGTCTACAAGAGGCGAAGGCCGAACCGAAGGCGACGAGGCTCACCGAAAGAGCAACTTCGTCGCAGTTGGAGCTGCGCAACAAGATCCACGAGCAACTCATCGAGGAGCTCGGATCGAAGATCTTCGACCGGAACGTGTCGGCGGAGGAGCTCCGCAAAGAGATAAACGACAAGATCGTGTCGCTGCTCGCCAAAGAGCGGACTCCACTCTCACAGACCGATCGCCAGCGGCTCATCGAAGGGCTCATTTCAGACATCGTCGGGTACGGGCCTCTCGACCCGCTGCTCGAAGACGACTCGGTGACCGACATCATGGTGAACGGTCCATACTCCGTCTACTGCGAAAGGGGCGGAAACCTCGAAAAAACCGAAGTCCGCTTCCACGACGAGACCCATTTGAAGAAGGTGATCGACAAGATCGTCGGACAGGTGGGGCGGCGCATAGACGAGGCGAACCCTATGTGCGACGCGCGCCTGCCCGACGGCTCCAGAGTCCACGCCGTCATCCACCCCGTCGCACTCGGCGGGCCCTATCTCACCATCAGGAAGTTCGCGCGGGAGCGGCTGACGATCGAGCACCTGATCGAGTTCGGCACCGTGACGCCGGAGGCTGCGAAGTTGCTCCAAGCCATGGTGCTCGGTCGTCTGAACGTGATCATCGCCGGGGGATCTTCGACCGGCAAGACCACCTTGTTGAACGTGATGTCGGGATTCATCCCTCCCGAGGAGCGAATCGTCACGATAGAGGACGCCAAGGAGTTGCAGCTCCAGCAGGAACACGTTCTCTCCATGGAGACCCGTCCCCCGAACGTCGAAGGAACCGGTGAGATAACCATCCGCGATCTGGTGAGGAACTCGCTCAGAATGCGTCCCGACCGAATCATCGTCGGCGAGTGTCGAGGGGGAGAGGCGCTGGACATGCTGCAGGCGATGAACACGGGACACGACGGCTCGCTCACGACCGTCCACGCGAACACGCCCTCAGACGCCCTGAAGCGCTTGGAGACTCTGGTGCTCATGGCGGGTTACGACCTTCCGGTGAGGGCGATACGCGAGCAGATGGCTTCGGCGATCGACTGCATCGTCCAGATGAACAGGCTGCGAGACGGCTCTCGCCGGATCACCTCGATATGCGAGGTCCAAGGGATGGAAGGTGACGAGATCACGCTGCTCGAGCTGTTCCGGTTCGACTTCTCCAAGGGGACGGACGGCCATGGCCGGTATCTCGGGCGCCTGGAGCCTCTCGGGGTCATCCCCCAGTTCATGGAGGTTTTCGAGAACTTCGGAGTCGACTGTCCCCCGGAGATCTTCCTGAAGTCGGAGGAGAAGGCCCTGTCCGCTCCTCCGAAGGAACTTCCGGGCGCGGCCGGAGAGAGCGCTCCGCACCGCACGTCCGTGCCGTTGTTCGCGGACGACGCGTCCGCGCTCCAGACCGGAGGTGGGGCCGGCGAAGACGCCACCGAGCGTCCTCTCTTCGCAGACGACGCCAGGTGA